Proteins co-encoded in one Streptococcus parauberis NCFD 2020 genomic window:
- a CDS encoding GNAT family N-acetyltransferase — protein MGYKELLNTNKMPYLDTDRFTHMKDDILSERYYSNYIDYKLVPNIEELAKDIDYIKEEQINYPHKYIMFNFPENYYPDLEIKEYLEKEGFKFSRHIIFTNQFSNLKLSQKDIGSITIEELHASDFSDYLDLKYQQSLVYGEDFAKQMLVYNRMHLPEKGSRIYVAKDGEKLVGDVTAWEYGEYIEIDDFSLIEDYRGKGIGSALQRTAAQYFKKLILVSEEENRDMYEHQGYQEAAYYWNALKSDNPSFSEN, from the coding sequence ATGGGATATAAAGAACTTTTAAATACAAATAAGATGCCATATCTAGATACTGACCGTTTTACTCACATGAAGGATGATATTCTTTCTGAACGTTATTATTCCAACTATATAGATTATAAGCTTGTCCCAAATATTGAGGAGTTGGCTAAAGATATTGACTATATAAAAGAGGAGCAAATTAATTACCCGCACAAATATATTATGTTTAATTTTCCAGAGAATTATTACCCTGATTTAGAGATTAAAGAGTACTTGGAGAAAGAGGGCTTTAAGTTTTCGCGACATATTATATTTACAAATCAGTTTAGTAATTTAAAACTTAGTCAAAAAGATATTGGATCAATTACCATTGAGGAATTACATGCTTCAGATTTTTCTGACTATCTTGATTTGAAATACCAACAAAGTTTGGTTTATGGTGAAGATTTTGCTAAGCAGATGCTAGTATACAATCGCATGCATTTGCCTGAAAAAGGGTCTCGAATCTATGTTGCTAAAGATGGTGAAAAATTAGTTGGGGATGTGACTGCTTGGGAATATGGAGAATATATAGAGATCGATGATTTTTCTTTGATTGAAGACTACCGTGGTAAAGGAATTGGTTCTGCTTTACAGAGAACTGCTGCCCAATATTTCAAAAAATTAATCCTTGTTTCCGAAGAAGAAAATCGGGATATGTATGAACATCAAGGCTATCAGGAAGCAGCTTATTACTGGAACGCTTTAAAATCTGATAACCCATCTTTTTCTGAAAACTGA
- a CDS encoding YbhB/YbcL family Raf kinase inhibitor-like protein, with product MKVNFPFNNLIIPDDYAKNAQVTEFGMAVTSFPFSIEELPNGTKSLAWTLIDYDAVPVCGFPYIHWLVANVKTDQCTIARNFSLENKEHLEGKNSLVSNFFSAEVKTIDQQYIGPKPPDKDHDYHLVVYALDSVLELENGFYLNHLMNAIEGHILDSQKVKLVGEY from the coding sequence ATGAAAGTAAATTTTCCATTTAATAATTTAATTATCCCAGATGACTATGCTAAAAATGCCCAAGTAACAGAATTTGGAATGGCTGTTACATCCTTTCCTTTCTCTATAGAGGAGCTACCAAATGGAACAAAATCACTGGCCTGGACTTTAATTGATTATGATGCCGTTCCTGTTTGTGGTTTTCCTTACATCCATTGGTTAGTTGCCAATGTTAAAACCGACCAGTGCACTATTGCTAGAAATTTTTCTCTTGAGAATAAGGAGCATTTGGAAGGAAAAAATTCATTAGTTAGCAATTTTTTCTCTGCTGAAGTGAAGACAATCGACCAACAGTATATTGGCCCCAAACCACCTGATAAGGATCATGACTATCATTTGGTGGTCTATGCCTTGGATTCAGTTTTAGAGTTAGAAAATGGCTTTTATTTAAATCACCTCATGAATGCTATTGAGGGTCATATTCTAGATAGTCAGAAAGTTAAATTAGTAGGAGAATACTAA
- the pyrE gene encoding orotate phosphoribosyltransferase, with the protein MPLSSQIAAELLDIKAVYLKPEDPFTWASGIKSPIYTDNRITLSYPETRTIIENGFVETIKAHYPEVEVIAGTATAGIPHGAIIADKMNLPFAYIRSKPKDHGAGNQIEGRVLPGQKMVIIEDLISTGGSVLDAAAAAIWEGAEVLGVVAIFTYQLPKATASFKEAGIELITLSNYSELIRVAKVKGYIDADGLQLLKKFKEDQENWHK; encoded by the coding sequence ATGCCATTATCATCTCAAATTGCTGCTGAATTACTTGATATTAAAGCTGTTTATTTAAAACCTGAAGATCCATTTACTTGGGCTTCTGGTATCAAATCCCCCATATACACAGACAATAGAATTACCTTATCATACCCTGAAACACGTACCATCATTGAAAATGGCTTTGTTGAAACAATTAAAGCGCATTATCCAGAGGTTGAAGTGATTGCTGGTACAGCAACAGCTGGTATTCCTCATGGTGCTATTATTGCTGATAAAATGAACTTACCTTTTGCTTACATTCGTAGTAAGCCAAAAGATCACGGAGCTGGTAATCAAATTGAAGGACGTGTCTTGCCTGGTCAAAAAATGGTTATCATTGAAGATTTAATTTCAACTGGCGGATCGGTATTAGATGCGGCTGCGGCAGCTATTTGGGAAGGAGCAGAAGTCCTAGGAGTTGTTGCTATCTTCACTTATCAACTTCCAAAAGCAACAGCTAGTTTCAAAGAGGCTGGGATCGAGTTAATTACTTTGTCTAATTACTCAGAGTTAATTAGAGTGGCTAAAGTTAAAGGCTACATTGATGCTGACGGTTTACAGCTCTTAAAGAAATTTAAAGAGGACCAAGAAAATTGGCATAAATAA
- the plsY gene encoding glycerol-3-phosphate 1-O-acyltransferase PlsY: MTLLLLIIIAYFLGSIPTGLWIGQRFFGINLREHGSGNTGTTNTFRILGVKAGLATLAVDVLKGTLATLLPVLIGYTAISPLVIGFFAVLGHTFPVFAKFKGGKAVATSAGVLLGYAPLYFIFLVLAFVIILYLFSMISLSSISVAIIAVISVLTFPAMHFLLPSYNTFLVVIVCLLAAIIIYRHKDNIQRIRQKEENLVPWGLNLSKQKQD; the protein is encoded by the coding sequence ATGACTTTACTATTATTAATTATTATTGCCTATTTCTTGGGATCAATCCCTACTGGTTTATGGATTGGCCAACGTTTCTTTGGTATCAATTTACGTGAACATGGTTCAGGAAATACCGGCACAACCAATACTTTTCGAATTTTAGGAGTTAAGGCTGGTCTTGCGACTCTAGCAGTTGATGTGCTTAAAGGAACTCTCGCAACTTTATTACCTGTCTTAATTGGATATACAGCAATCTCACCACTTGTCATCGGCTTCTTTGCGGTCCTTGGCCATACTTTTCCAGTCTTTGCAAAATTTAAAGGTGGTAAGGCTGTTGCAACAAGCGCAGGCGTTTTACTTGGCTATGCACCACTTTACTTTATCTTCTTAGTCCTTGCATTTGTGATTATCCTCTATCTCTTTAGTATGATTTCACTATCAAGTATTTCTGTAGCTATTATTGCTGTAATTAGTGTCTTAACTTTTCCAGCTATGCATTTTCTATTACCAAGCTACAATACCTTTTTAGTTGTCATTGTCTGCTTACTAGCAGCAATTATTATCTACCGTCATAAAGACAACATCCAACGGATTCGGCAAAAAGAAGAGAATTTAGTCCCATGGGGGCTCAACCTCAGCAAACAAAAACAAGATTAA
- a CDS encoding DUF1398 family protein, producing MITKDAITKAQEEFGGRNFPMLVQAFLDLGMVSNTVNIKDGKAIYNDKDGNQVAMAAFQVEAVAENLDKDYFMQQLKLHQSGQTDFPTFCKDTADAGIYKWDVDLLVKTCTYFDLNDQMVYSEPIPV from the coding sequence ATGATAACTAAAGATGCTATAACAAAGGCTCAAGAGGAATTTGGCGGCCGTAATTTTCCAATGTTGGTACAAGCTTTTCTAGATCTAGGAATGGTTAGCAATACTGTTAACATTAAAGATGGGAAAGCTATTTATAATGATAAAGATGGTAATCAAGTGGCAATGGCAGCCTTTCAAGTTGAAGCGGTTGCTGAAAATTTAGATAAAGATTATTTTATGCAACAGTTAAAATTGCACCAATCTGGTCAAACAGATTTTCCAACTTTTTGTAAAGATACTGCTGATGCAGGTATCTATAAGTGGGATGTTGACTTGTTAGTAAAAACCTGTACTTATTTTGATTTAAATGACCAAATGGTCTATAGTGAACCAATTCCAGTATAA
- the parE gene encoding DNA topoisomerase IV subunit B has translation MAKKEITINNYNDDAIQVLEGLDAVRKRPGMYIGSTDGTGLHHLIWEIVDNAVDEALSGFGNAIKVTINKDGSVSVEDSGRGMPTGKHAMGIPTVQVIFTVLHAGGKFGQGGYKTSGGLHGVGSSVVNALSAWLQVDITRDGVVYRQRFENGGKPVSTLKKIGTAPKSKTGTTVTFMPDETIFSSIDFKFNTIAERLKESAFLLKDVKMTLTDLRGDEPVVEEFHYENGVQDFVEYLNEDKETLTPVIYIEGQDQEFQVQVALQYNDGFSDNILSFVNNVRTKDGGSHETGLKAAITKVMNDYARKTNLLKEKDKNLEGSDYREGLSAVLSILVPEQHLQFEGQTKDKLGSPLARPVVDGIVSDKLTYFLLENGELASNLIRKAIKARDAREAARKARDESRNGKKNKKDKGLLSGKLTPAQSKNPKKNELYLVEGDSAGGSAKQGRDRKFQAILPLRGKVLNTEKAKMADILKNEEINTMIHTIGAGVGADFSIEDINYDKVIIMTDADTDGAHIQTLLLTFFYRYMRPLVEEGHVYIALPPFYKMSKGKGKSEKIAYAWTDGELDDLRKEFGKGAMLQRYKGLGEMNADQLWETTMDPETRTLIRVTIDDLARAERRVSVLMGDKAAPRRQWIEDNVKFTLEENSVLDV, from the coding sequence TTGGCTAAAAAAGAAATAACTATAAATAATTATAATGATGATGCCATTCAAGTCTTAGAAGGCTTGGATGCTGTAAGAAAACGTCCAGGGATGTACATCGGTTCAACTGATGGTACTGGGCTTCATCATTTAATATGGGAGATTGTCGACAATGCTGTCGATGAAGCTCTCTCGGGATTTGGTAATGCTATTAAAGTTACCATTAACAAAGACGGCTCTGTTAGTGTTGAAGATAGTGGACGTGGTATGCCAACTGGTAAACATGCCATGGGGATTCCAACTGTCCAAGTTATCTTTACTGTCTTGCATGCGGGTGGTAAATTTGGACAAGGTGGCTACAAAACTTCAGGCGGACTACATGGTGTAGGTTCTTCGGTAGTAAATGCTTTGTCAGCTTGGTTACAAGTTGATATCACTCGAGATGGCGTAGTTTATCGACAACGATTTGAAAATGGTGGGAAACCAGTTTCTACCCTTAAAAAAATTGGGACTGCTCCAAAATCAAAAACTGGTACAACAGTTACTTTTATGCCTGATGAAACCATCTTTTCGTCCATCGACTTTAAGTTTAATACGATTGCTGAACGTCTAAAAGAGTCAGCTTTCCTTCTTAAAGATGTGAAAATGACGCTGACAGACTTGCGGGGTGATGAACCAGTTGTTGAAGAATTCCATTATGAAAATGGTGTGCAGGACTTTGTTGAGTATTTGAATGAAGATAAAGAAACCTTAACACCGGTTATCTATATTGAAGGGCAAGATCAAGAATTTCAAGTTCAAGTTGCTCTTCAGTACAACGATGGGTTCTCTGATAATATCTTATCTTTTGTCAATAACGTTCGTACAAAAGATGGTGGTAGCCATGAAACTGGTTTAAAAGCAGCCATTACTAAAGTAATGAATGATTATGCCAGAAAGACTAATTTACTCAAAGAAAAAGATAAAAACTTGGAAGGCTCAGATTACCGCGAAGGACTATCTGCCGTTCTTTCAATTCTTGTTCCAGAGCAGCACTTGCAATTTGAGGGACAAACCAAAGATAAACTTGGCTCGCCATTGGCTAGGCCTGTAGTTGATGGGATTGTATCAGACAAGTTAACTTACTTCCTGTTGGAAAATGGTGAACTGGCTTCCAATCTTATCCGCAAAGCGATTAAAGCAAGAGATGCTCGTGAAGCTGCCCGTAAAGCGCGTGATGAATCACGAAACGGCAAGAAGAACAAGAAGGACAAGGGGCTTTTATCTGGTAAGTTAACGCCTGCCCAATCTAAGAATCCAAAGAAAAACGAATTGTATTTGGTCGAAGGGGATTCTGCCGGAGGTTCAGCTAAACAAGGTCGTGATCGTAAGTTCCAAGCTATCTTGCCGCTCCGTGGTAAAGTCTTAAATACAGAAAAAGCGAAAATGGCTGATATTCTCAAGAATGAAGAAATCAATACCATGATTCATACTATTGGAGCTGGAGTTGGTGCTGATTTTTCTATTGAGGATATTAACTATGACAAAGTCATCATCATGACCGATGCCGATACCGATGGTGCCCATATTCAGACCCTCCTATTAACTTTCTTTTATCGTTACATGCGTCCGCTTGTTGAAGAAGGCCACGTCTATATTGCCTTACCACCATTCTATAAAATGTCTAAGGGCAAAGGAAAATCAGAGAAGATTGCCTATGCTTGGACCGATGGTGAATTAGATGATCTTCGTAAAGAATTTGGCAAAGGAGCCATGCTTCAACGATACAAAGGACTTGGTGAAATGAATGCCGATCAACTTTGGGAAACAACTATGGATCCTGAAACAAGAACTTTGATTCGTGTCACAATCGATGACCTAGCGCGTGCAGAGCGCAGAGTATCCGTCCTCATGGGGGATAAAGCAGCACCACGCCGCCAATGGATTGAAGACAATGTTAAATTTACTTTGGAAGAGAATTCAGTTTTGGATGTTTAA
- a CDS encoding dihydroorotase, producing the protein MLLIKNGRLVDPKSDFDGQVDILIEDDKIVEIAESIEKAGAEVIDASGYIVAPGLVDIHVHFRQPGQTHKEDIHTGALAAAAGGVTSVVMMANTNPAISTVEVLEEVLASAAKEKINIYTNASVTTNFDGKNLTDFKGLLASGAVSFSDDGIPLESSKVLKEAFDLARENNTFIALHEEDPALNGVLGFNENIAQQHYHFCGATGVAEYSMIARDVMIAYDSKAHVHIQHLSKAESVKVVEFAQAIGANVTAEVAPQHFSKTEELLLTAGANAKMNPPLRLESDRQAVIEGLKSGVISVIATDHAPHHRDEKAVDKIWEAPSGMTGLETSLSLGLTHLVETGHLSLMDFLAKMTINPASLYSFEAGYVAENGPADLVIFADKEKRRITENFASKASNSPFVGEELVGKVKYTICKGQVVYQEAE; encoded by the coding sequence ATGTTATTAATAAAAAATGGTAGATTAGTTGACCCTAAATCAGATTTTGATGGGCAAGTTGATATCTTGATTGAAGACGATAAAATTGTTGAGATTGCTGAATCAATTGAAAAAGCAGGGGCTGAAGTCATAGATGCTTCAGGTTATATTGTTGCACCTGGTTTGGTTGACATTCACGTTCATTTTCGACAACCTGGTCAAACCCACAAGGAAGATATTCATACGGGTGCCCTTGCTGCGGCAGCTGGAGGTGTAACATCGGTAGTAATGATGGCTAATACCAATCCGGCCATTTCAACTGTTGAGGTCTTGGAAGAAGTGCTAGCTAGTGCTGCCAAAGAAAAGATTAACATTTATACAAATGCTTCCGTAACGACCAATTTTGATGGCAAAAACTTGACTGATTTTAAAGGCTTACTGGCTTCTGGTGCAGTCTCTTTTTCAGATGATGGCATCCCTTTAGAAAGTTCAAAAGTTTTAAAAGAAGCTTTTGACTTAGCCCGTGAAAATAATACCTTCATTGCTCTGCATGAAGAAGATCCTGCTTTGAATGGCGTTCTTGGGTTTAACGAAAATATAGCTCAACAACACTATCATTTTTGTGGTGCCACTGGGGTTGCAGAGTACAGTATGATTGCCAGAGATGTGATGATTGCTTACGACAGTAAAGCACACGTTCATATCCAACATCTGTCAAAAGCCGAATCAGTCAAAGTGGTTGAATTTGCGCAAGCCATTGGCGCCAATGTGACGGCTGAAGTGGCGCCTCAGCACTTCTCAAAAACGGAAGAGCTTTTGCTGACTGCAGGGGCTAATGCTAAGATGAATCCGCCATTGCGTCTTGAGAGTGACCGTCAAGCAGTAATTGAAGGGCTTAAGTCGGGTGTGATTTCTGTTATTGCCACAGACCACGCGCCTCATCACCGAGATGAGAAGGCTGTCGACAAAATATGGGAAGCACCTTCAGGAATGACTGGCCTCGAAACATCACTTTCATTAGGGTTAACCCACTTGGTTGAAACCGGCCATTTGTCATTAATGGATTTCTTAGCTAAAATGACCATTAATCCAGCATCACTTTATTCTTTCGAAGCTGGTTATGTGGCGGAGAATGGCCCTGCAGACTTGGTTATTTTCGCTGATAAGGAAAAACGACGAATCACTGAAAACTTTGCTTCAAAAGCCAGTAACTCACCATTTGTCGGTGAAGAACTAGTCGGTAAAGTTAAATACACAATCTGTAAAGGACAAGTGGTCTATCAAGAAGCTGAATAA
- a CDS encoding amino acid ABC transporter permease, with amino-acid sequence MINLELIWKSLGYVLGGLPYTLGISLLSFTSGLFLGLILALLGRSKQTWLRQLIKFYVSFMRGVPMIVVLFVLYFGLPYYGFQLPALLCALIGFTMVSAAYMAEVFRGSIEAVDFGQWEAARALGLPYASIVKQVILPQAFRIAVPSLGNVIIDMVKSSSLTAMITVPDIFQNAKIIGSREWDYMSMYILVALIYWGITIVLEKSQAVIEEKLAY; translated from the coding sequence TTGATCAATTTAGAATTAATTTGGAAAAGCTTAGGTTATGTCTTAGGTGGCCTTCCTTATACTTTAGGAATCTCTCTATTAAGTTTTACCTCAGGATTATTTTTAGGGTTGATATTAGCTCTCCTAGGCAGATCTAAACAAACTTGGCTAAGACAGCTGATTAAATTTTACGTTTCCTTTATGCGGGGAGTACCAATGATTGTGGTTCTCTTTGTCCTCTATTTTGGGCTACCTTATTACGGTTTTCAATTACCAGCACTCTTATGCGCTTTGATTGGCTTTACCATGGTCAGCGCTGCTTATATGGCCGAGGTGTTCCGAGGCTCAATTGAAGCGGTCGATTTTGGTCAATGGGAGGCTGCGCGTGCTTTAGGCTTACCTTATGCTAGTATCGTCAAACAAGTTATTTTGCCACAAGCTTTTCGGATTGCTGTGCCATCACTTGGTAATGTCATCATTGATATGGTCAAGAGCTCTTCATTGACAGCGATGATTACGGTACCGGACATTTTTCAGAATGCTAAAATCATTGGTAGTCGTGAATGGGACTACATGTCTATGTATATTCTAGTTGCTTTGATCTATTGGGGAATTACAATCGTTTTGGAAAAATCACAGGCTGTGATTGAAGAAAAACTAGCATATTAA
- a CDS encoding transporter substrate-binding domain-containing protein, with product MKRHYALVGLGLAALTLSACSSNTSSQTSSWDKIEKKGVITVGTPKTYQPTSYMNDKNELVGYEVDMMKEVAKRLHVKVKFVETGFDQAFTSLDSGRVDLSINNFDVTKKRTTKYNMSEPYKYGVGGLIVRADGTSGISKKDLSDWKGKKAAGAEGTESMKIAKKLGAKLVSYDNVSNDVYLNDVANGRTDFIPNDYPAQKLFVDFMKSQNPKMNIKMADVQYNPTEQGIVMSKNDDSLLKEINKTIKAMKKDGSLKKISETYYGGQDLTVPFGRDKKIPVIDTKDVE from the coding sequence ATGAAAAGACACTATGCATTAGTTGGACTAGGACTTGCTGCTTTGACTTTGTCAGCTTGCTCTTCAAATACATCTTCTCAAACAAGTTCTTGGGATAAGATTGAGAAAAAAGGCGTTATTACCGTTGGTACCCCTAAAACTTACCAACCAACTTCATATATGAATGATAAAAATGAACTAGTTGGTTATGAAGTTGACATGATGAAAGAAGTTGCTAAACGTCTTCATGTTAAGGTTAAATTTGTTGAAACTGGTTTTGATCAAGCGTTTACATCTCTAGACAGTGGTCGTGTTGATTTATCAATCAATAACTTTGATGTCACAAAAAAACGTACTACTAAATACAATATGTCTGAACCTTATAAATATGGGGTTGGTGGATTAATTGTTCGTGCAGATGGTACTTCAGGTATTTCCAAGAAAGACTTGAGTGACTGGAAAGGCAAAAAAGCTGCTGGTGCTGAAGGAACAGAATCAATGAAAATTGCTAAGAAACTTGGTGCAAAACTAGTTTCCTATGACAATGTTTCCAATGATGTTTACTTAAATGATGTGGCTAATGGACGTACAGACTTTATTCCAAATGATTACCCTGCTCAAAAATTGTTTGTTGATTTTATGAAGTCACAAAATCCAAAAATGAATATAAAAATGGCTGATGTTCAATATAATCCAACTGAACAAGGGATTGTTATGAGTAAAAATGATGATAGTCTATTAAAAGAAATCAACAAGACTATTAAAGCCATGAAAAAAGATGGTAGCTTGAAAAAGATATCTGAAACTTACTATGGTGGTCAAGACTTAACAGTACCATTTGGTAGAGATAAAAAGATTCCTGTAATTGACACTAAAGATGTTGAGTAA
- a CDS encoding uracil-DNA glycosylase — MKDSGWQEPIKAHLPAHYFSEINHFLDKVYSQGVIYPPRKKVFNALRATPYDQTKVLILGQDPYHGPNQAQGLSFSVPEEIAAPPSLQNILKELATDIGHRDHHDLTPWAKEGVLLLNACLTVPEHQANAHAGQIWEPFTDAVIKVLNEKESPVVFILWGGYARKKKKLITNPIHLVIESAHPSPLSSYRGFFGSKPFSQTNTFLEDHGIKPIDWLA, encoded by the coding sequence ATGAAAGATTCAGGATGGCAAGAGCCAATTAAAGCCCATTTACCAGCGCACTATTTTTCAGAGATTAATCATTTTCTGGATAAGGTTTATAGTCAAGGAGTTATCTATCCACCCCGTAAAAAAGTTTTTAATGCACTGAGAGCAACACCATATGACCAAACCAAGGTATTAATTCTTGGTCAAGATCCCTATCATGGACCCAATCAAGCTCAAGGCCTTTCTTTTTCTGTTCCGGAGGAAATCGCTGCGCCACCATCTTTGCAAAATATTTTAAAAGAATTGGCGACCGACATTGGGCATCGTGACCATCATGACTTAACTCCTTGGGCAAAAGAAGGTGTTCTGCTTCTGAATGCATGCCTAACTGTTCCTGAACACCAAGCTAACGCTCATGCAGGACAAATTTGGGAACCCTTTACAGATGCCGTTATTAAAGTTTTAAATGAAAAAGAAAGCCCTGTTGTTTTTATCCTCTGGGGTGGCTATGCTCGCAAGAAGAAAAAATTAATTACCAATCCAATACATTTAGTTATTGAAAGTGCACACCCAAGTCCATTATCATCATATAGGGGATTTTTTGGTAGTAAACCATTCTCACAGACCAATACTTTTTTGGAAGATCATGGCATTAAGCCTATTGATTGGTTAGCTTAG
- a CDS encoding amidase, with amino-acid sequence MEFKDATAMAEAVRAGQVSPKELVMDTIRKANALNPDINAIISTRYEKALKEADKRDFTDKPFAGVPIYLKDLGMDMKDELSGSGSILFKDTIASKTDYYVQALEDLGFIILGKTNTPEYGFKNISDSRTFGIVNLPFDKSRNAGGSSGAAAALISAGITVISPASDGGGSIRIPASFNGLIGLKTSRGRIPSGPNPYRRWQGAAVQFAITKSVRDTRNLLYYLQDCQLESPFPLPILTKEELFDSQLPHMKVAYLTKNPDGTDLGSEAKQAVLNAVQFLKDKGYEVVELESAPIDMKELISHYYVMNSVETASMFAGIEKFLGRPVIKADMEPMTWAIYQSGQMILAKDYTAMMHVWDNYSAIMDVFHKTYDLLLTPTTHDVAPKHGQINPSPQLLEKLANAEKFMPAEQMQLVTEMFRPGLALNPYTPLANLTGQPAINLPTHQTKSELPLGIQFMAAKGREDLLLQVAQLFEDNGKLML; translated from the coding sequence ATGGAATTTAAAGATGCAACTGCTATGGCTGAGGCCGTGCGAGCTGGACAAGTTAGTCCTAAAGAATTAGTAATGGACACTATTAGAAAAGCAAATGCATTGAATCCAGACATTAATGCCATCATTTCGACTAGGTATGAAAAGGCTTTGAAAGAGGCTGATAAACGTGACTTTACAGATAAACCCTTTGCTGGTGTCCCAATTTACTTAAAAGACTTAGGGATGGATATGAAAGATGAATTATCTGGTTCAGGTTCAATTTTGTTTAAAGACACTATTGCAAGTAAGACAGACTATTATGTTCAGGCTTTAGAAGATTTAGGCTTTATTATATTAGGTAAAACCAATACACCAGAATATGGCTTTAAAAATATCTCTGATAGTCGGACTTTTGGCATTGTTAATTTACCTTTCGATAAAAGCCGTAATGCAGGTGGTTCATCAGGAGCTGCGGCAGCTTTAATTTCGGCCGGCATAACAGTTATCTCACCAGCAAGTGACGGTGGTGGCTCAATTCGGATTCCAGCTTCATTTAATGGTTTGATTGGCTTGAAAACATCACGTGGACGAATTCCATCTGGTCCCAATCCTTACCGTAGATGGCAGGGGGCAGCGGTCCAGTTTGCCATTACTAAATCTGTTCGCGATACGAGAAATTTATTGTACTACTTGCAAGATTGTCAGTTGGAGAGTCCATTTCCCTTGCCAATTCTGACAAAGGAAGAGCTGTTTGATAGTCAATTACCACATATGAAGGTGGCCTATTTGACTAAGAATCCTGATGGTACTGATCTTGGTTCTGAGGCGAAGCAAGCTGTGCTTAATGCTGTGCAATTTCTTAAAGACAAAGGATATGAGGTTGTGGAACTAGAGTCTGCGCCAATTGATATGAAAGAATTGATTTCTCATTATTATGTGATGAATTCAGTTGAGACGGCGAGTATGTTTGCAGGAATTGAGAAATTTTTGGGTCGTCCAGTTATTAAGGCTGATATGGAGCCGATGACTTGGGCTATCTATCAAAGTGGACAAATGATTTTGGCTAAAGATTACACAGCCATGATGCATGTTTGGGATAACTACAGTGCTATTATGGACGTTTTTCATAAGACTTATGATCTCTTGCTCACGCCGACAACTCATGATGTTGCGCCCAAACATGGTCAAATTAATCCTAGTCCTCAATTGTTGGAAAAATTGGCCAATGCTGAAAAGTTTATGCCTGCTGAGCAGATGCAATTGGTGACAGAAATGTTTAGACCAGGCCTTGCTTTGAATCCTTATACCCCCCTAGCGAATCTGACTGGGCAACCAGCAATTAATTTACCAACGCACCAAACCAAGTCAGAATTACCATTGGGTATACAATTCATGGCTGCTAAAGGAAGAGAAGATCTTCTTTTGCAAGTAGCACAACTCTTCGAAGATAATGGAAAATTAATGTTATAA
- the pyrF gene encoding orotidine-5'-phosphate decarboxylase: protein MHEERPIIALDFPSFEEMKSFLGLFPKEEKLYVKIGMELYYAVGPEIVRYVKALGHSVFLDLKLHDIPNTVMSTMEVLSKMGIDMTTVQAAGGVEMLQAARKGLGQGPILIAVTQLTSTSEEMMREDQNIQSTLLESVLHYAKRTVIAGLDGVVCSAHEVEAIKEVTPDNFVCLTPGIRPTGSDIGDQKRIMTPSQAKTIGSDYIVVGRPITLADDPVASYHAIKAEWNA from the coding sequence ATGCACGAAGAACGTCCGATTATTGCTCTTGATTTCCCGTCATTTGAAGAAATGAAATCTTTTTTAGGTTTATTTCCCAAAGAAGAAAAGCTTTATGTCAAAATAGGGATGGAACTCTACTACGCCGTAGGTCCTGAAATTGTTCGCTATGTGAAGGCGCTTGGTCACAGCGTCTTTCTTGATTTGAAATTGCACGATATTCCTAACACCGTTATGTCGACAATGGAAGTTCTGTCAAAAATGGGGATTGATATGACAACCGTCCAAGCTGCTGGTGGTGTTGAAATGCTCCAAGCTGCGCGTAAGGGCTTAGGTCAAGGTCCAATCTTGATTGCAGTGACACAATTAACGTCAACCAGTGAAGAAATGATGCGTGAAGATCAGAACATTCAATCGACACTTCTAGAATCTGTTTTACATTATGCTAAACGGACTGTAATTGCTGGATTAGACGGTGTCGTTTGTTCAGCACATGAAGTTGAAGCAATTAAAGAAGTAACGCCAGATAACTTTGTTTGTTTAACCCCTGGCATTCGTCCAACTGGTTCTGATATTGGTGACCAGAAGCGTATTATGACACCTAGTCAAGCTAAAACAATTGGTAGTGACTATATTGTTGTTGGTCGTCCAATCACGCTTGCAGACGATCCTGTGGCCTCATACCATGCCATTAAAGCTGAATGGAATGCTTAA